In one Achromobacter spanius genomic region, the following are encoded:
- a CDS encoding TonB C-terminal domain-containing protein: MPQHASDSSRDPHPARRWLKLAAVVVAAIVAAYALWRWANDMSGVRRDAPKVTAIIPLPPPPPPPPEPEKPPEPEQPKEEPVATPEPEPQPTPEPPKPQDEAPPRPADDLANPMQIDGDAQAGSDAFNIGAGQGKGMSGGGGGRAGNATYSQYLAYALQKILREDERTRNLTFRLQANIWLTASGQVTRVELTRGSGDADVDARVIAALRAVPGLDERPPASASMPIRASLTGRRPS, from the coding sequence ATGCCGCAACATGCATCCGATTCCTCGCGCGATCCGCATCCGGCGCGCCGCTGGCTGAAGCTGGCGGCCGTGGTGGTGGCGGCGATCGTGGCGGCCTATGCGCTTTGGCGCTGGGCCAACGATATGTCCGGCGTTCGGCGCGATGCGCCCAAGGTCACGGCCATCATCCCGCTGCCACCACCCCCGCCGCCGCCACCCGAACCCGAAAAGCCGCCGGAACCCGAGCAGCCCAAGGAAGAGCCCGTGGCCACGCCCGAGCCCGAACCGCAGCCCACGCCCGAACCGCCCAAGCCGCAGGACGAGGCGCCCCCGCGCCCGGCCGACGACCTGGCCAACCCGATGCAGATCGACGGCGACGCACAAGCCGGCAGCGACGCCTTCAACATCGGCGCGGGGCAGGGCAAGGGCATGTCGGGTGGGGGAGGGGGCCGCGCGGGCAACGCCACCTATAGCCAATACCTGGCCTATGCGCTGCAGAAGATCCTGCGCGAAGACGAACGTACCCGCAATCTGACTTTCCGCCTGCAAGCCAACATCTGGCTCACGGCGTCGGGCCAGGTGACCCGCGTTGAACTGACCCGTGGCAGCGGCGATGCCGACGTCGACGCCCGTGTGATCGCCGCGCTGCGCGCCGTGCCGGGCCTGGACGAACGACCGCCGGCCTCGGCCAGCATGCCCATCCGTGCCTCGCTGACAGGCCGCCGCCCGTCTTGA
- a CDS encoding ExbD/TolR family protein, with the protein MASVSTSQDDDDDAPVDGINITPLVDVLMVVLVMFILTATAQIAGIKVNLPKASSTVALSQPKTKAISVNDAGQVFLDAYPVTLPELEDRLRTEKALNPDFPVIVRGDAAVQYQKVVEVLDLLRRLELAQVGLVTGKPQ; encoded by the coding sequence ATGGCTTCCGTATCCACTTCCCAGGACGATGACGACGACGCGCCCGTGGACGGCATCAACATCACGCCGCTGGTCGACGTGCTGATGGTCGTGCTGGTCATGTTCATTCTGACGGCCACCGCGCAGATCGCCGGCATCAAGGTCAACCTGCCCAAGGCCAGCTCCACCGTGGCCTTGTCGCAGCCGAAAACCAAGGCGATCTCCGTCAACGACGCCGGCCAGGTTTTCCTGGACGCTTACCCGGTTACCTTGCCCGAGCTGGAAGACCGGCTGCGCACCGAGAAGGCACTGAACCCCGACTTCCCGGTCATTGTGCGCGGCGACGCCGCCGTGCAATACCAGAAAGTGGTGGAAGTGCTGGACCTGTTGCGCCGCCTGGAACTTGCACAGGTCGGGCTGGTCACCGGCAAGCCGCAATAG
- a CDS encoding DUF2341 domain-containing protein — protein MQRLLMLLLTVLAGVLPSAANAWWQPDWQYRKQITVDSTAQGMPLGGPAGRTPLLVRLHTGNFTFDGINEKGADIRFVAADDQTVLNHQLESFDPLLGMALVWVDVPDVADGQRQDIWMYYGNQKAPASANGQLSFDLNYTLVYHFDGAAGAPPRDTTGYSNHGQTPTAAMVDGVIGRAAQFTGAAPLMLPASPSLAMPAAGAFTFSAWVRADQPAGEQLIYARRDAGNALLIGINQGVPFVEVNGQRSQPGQPLTPAAWQHLAVTADGSQVHLYVNGRATASLAASLPPLGTTAALGGDVPMPAAPIATPATPATPAADGTTPAEVVPAPQPTYAPFVGAIDEVRLSKVARPAALIYADAASQGAESRLVVYGADEEQSGFGFGGLGFLLNAVPIDAWIIIGVLVLMMVQSWIIMFKKSRNVARVARANESFRDAFATVGQRLELLADDKALATRVEHASLWRLYRVAINEIRTRRAQGADTTSISTATIEAIRASMDAVRTKENLALGSKLGSLSNAIAGGPYIGLLGTVLGIMVVFLGTAMAGDVNINAIAPGMAAALLATAMGLFVAIPALFGYNRLVSRNKEVSADMRVFVDEFVTRLAEVHGETQAQEAAHQQAVRAPAASRPAVRDVQPASAEA, from the coding sequence ATGCAACGCCTATTGATGCTCCTGCTAACCGTGCTGGCCGGCGTACTGCCGTCCGCCGCCAACGCCTGGTGGCAACCAGACTGGCAGTACCGCAAGCAAATCACCGTCGACAGCACCGCGCAGGGCATGCCGTTGGGCGGCCCCGCCGGCCGCACGCCGCTGCTGGTGCGCCTGCACACGGGCAACTTCACCTTCGATGGCATCAACGAGAAGGGCGCCGACATCCGCTTCGTGGCGGCCGACGACCAGACCGTGCTGAACCACCAGTTGGAATCGTTCGACCCCTTGCTGGGGATGGCGCTGGTGTGGGTGGATGTGCCGGACGTGGCCGACGGCCAGCGTCAGGACATCTGGATGTACTACGGCAACCAGAAGGCGCCCGCCTCGGCCAACGGCCAACTGAGCTTCGACCTCAACTACACGCTGGTCTATCACTTTGACGGCGCCGCCGGTGCGCCGCCCCGCGACACCACGGGCTACAGCAACCACGGCCAGACGCCGACCGCTGCGATGGTGGACGGCGTGATCGGCCGCGCCGCGCAATTCACGGGCGCCGCGCCGCTGATGCTGCCGGCCAGCCCGTCATTGGCCATGCCTGCCGCGGGCGCGTTCACGTTCAGCGCCTGGGTGCGTGCCGACCAGCCGGCTGGTGAACAACTGATCTACGCGCGTCGCGACGCCGGCAACGCCTTGCTGATCGGCATCAACCAGGGCGTGCCCTTTGTGGAAGTGAACGGCCAGCGCAGCCAACCCGGCCAACCGCTGACGCCCGCCGCCTGGCAACACCTTGCCGTGACGGCCGATGGCAGCCAGGTCCACTTGTATGTGAATGGTCGTGCCACCGCATCGCTGGCCGCGAGCCTGCCGCCGCTTGGCACCACTGCCGCGCTGGGTGGCGATGTGCCGATGCCGGCCGCGCCCATCGCCACCCCCGCCACTCCCGCCACCCCCGCCGCGGACGGCACGACGCCTGCCGAAGTCGTCCCGGCGCCGCAGCCGACGTACGCGCCGTTCGTGGGCGCGATCGACGAAGTGCGCCTGTCCAAGGTTGCGCGTCCCGCTGCGCTGATCTACGCCGACGCGGCCTCGCAAGGCGCGGAGTCGCGCCTGGTGGTTTACGGCGCCGATGAAGAGCAATCCGGCTTTGGCTTTGGCGGACTGGGCTTTCTGCTTAACGCCGTGCCGATCGACGCCTGGATCATCATCGGCGTGCTGGTGCTGATGATGGTGCAGTCCTGGATCATCATGTTCAAGAAGAGCCGCAACGTGGCTCGCGTGGCGCGCGCCAACGAATCCTTCCGCGACGCCTTCGCCACGGTTGGCCAGCGTCTGGAATTGCTGGCGGACGACAAGGCGCTGGCCACGCGCGTTGAGCACGCCTCGCTGTGGCGCCTGTATCGCGTCGCCATCAACGAGATCCGGACGCGCCGCGCGCAAGGCGCCGACACCACGTCCATTTCCACGGCCACCATCGAAGCCATCCGCGCGTCGATGGACGCAGTGCGCACCAAGGAAAACCTGGCGCTGGGTTCGAAGCTGGGTTCGCTGTCCAACGCCATTGCCGGCGGCCCCTACATCGGTTTGCTGGGCACGGTGCTGGGCATCATGGTCGTGTTCCTGGGCACGGCCATGGCGGGCGACGTCAACATCAACGCCATCGCGCCCGGCATGGCCGCCGCCTTGCTGGCGACCGCGATGGGTCTGTTTGTCGCGATCCCCGCACTGTTTGGCTACAACCGCCTGGTGTCGCGCAACAAGGAAGTCAGCGCCGACATGCGCGTGTTTGTCGACGAGTTCGTCACGCGCCTGGCTGAAGTGCACGGCGAAACGCAAGCGCAGGAAGCCGCCCATCAGCAGGCAGTGCGCGCCCCGGCGGCCAGCCGCCCGGCCGTGCGCGACGTGCAACCCGCGTCCGCTGAAGCGTAA
- a CDS encoding ShlB/FhaC/HecB family hemolysin secretion/activation protein: protein MHDFESRGRALRAIVRRAPQAFVLIVAMNAAWAQGAAGADATSARRVNINEYIVRGNTVLEARDIERAVYPYLGPDRTLADIESAREALQTIYQEKGYQSVYVDLPEQQVADGIVFLQVSETKVGRVRVVGAQHYSPLAIRDDVPALQEGQVPNFNRAQAELTQLNKGASRQVVPLVKEGRLPGTMDVDLKVEDKSPWHASLGLNNDYSADTSRLRSTASLGYDNLWQLGHSVSLTFFTAPQETDNAKVWSGSYSMPLTPRWGLQFSGYKSDSNVATIGGTNVLGKGYSFGLSAIYTMDPQGDWSNSLSIGLDYKKFDESTRFGDNEDQIPIKYLPFTLAYNGYRYSESSQSSLGLSVVGASGSFFNQGSDWKQFDDKRYRASPSFALLRGDGTHTHNVFGDWQLGLRGSFQLASGALVSNEQFSAGGATSVRGYLAAERTGDDGVLASVEWRTPSLARWLGANVNEWRFYAFADAASLRLRDPLPEQDASYSLASLGLGTRLQVLDWLSGSLDWGYPLKDGPNTRKHDPRLNFSVRANF, encoded by the coding sequence ATGCATGATTTCGAAAGTAGGGGCCGCGCACTGCGCGCCATCGTGCGCCGCGCGCCGCAGGCGTTCGTGCTGATCGTCGCGATGAACGCGGCTTGGGCGCAAGGCGCGGCCGGGGCTGACGCCACCTCGGCGCGCCGCGTCAACATCAACGAATACATCGTGCGCGGCAACACCGTGCTTGAAGCCCGTGACATCGAGCGCGCCGTCTATCCCTATCTGGGACCCGACCGCACCCTGGCCGACATTGAATCGGCGCGCGAGGCCTTGCAGACGATCTATCAGGAAAAGGGCTACCAGTCGGTCTATGTGGACCTGCCCGAACAGCAGGTGGCCGACGGCATCGTCTTTTTGCAGGTGTCGGAAACCAAGGTCGGCCGCGTGCGGGTGGTGGGCGCGCAGCACTATTCGCCCCTGGCGATCCGCGACGACGTGCCCGCCTTGCAGGAAGGGCAGGTGCCCAACTTCAATCGCGCGCAGGCCGAGCTGACGCAACTGAACAAGGGCGCCAGCCGCCAGGTGGTGCCGTTGGTGAAGGAAGGGCGCCTCCCGGGCACGATGGATGTGGACCTGAAGGTGGAAGACAAAAGCCCCTGGCACGCCAGCCTGGGCCTGAACAACGATTACAGCGCCGACACCTCGCGCCTGCGCAGCACGGCGTCGCTGGGCTATGACAACCTGTGGCAACTGGGCCATTCCGTCAGCCTGACCTTCTTCACCGCGCCGCAGGAAACCGACAACGCCAAGGTGTGGTCGGGCTCGTACTCCATGCCGCTGACGCCGCGCTGGGGCCTGCAATTCTCGGGCTACAAGAGCGACAGCAACGTCGCCACCATCGGCGGCACCAACGTGCTGGGCAAGGGTTATTCCTTCGGGCTGTCCGCCATCTACACGATGGATCCGCAAGGCGATTGGAGCAATTCGCTGTCCATCGGCCTGGACTACAAGAAGTTCGATGAGTCCACCCGCTTCGGCGACAACGAAGACCAGATCCCCATCAAGTACCTGCCGTTCACGCTGGCCTACAACGGCTACCGCTATTCCGAGTCATCGCAAAGCAGCCTGGGATTGTCGGTGGTGGGCGCCAGCGGTTCCTTCTTCAACCAAGGCAGCGACTGGAAGCAATTCGACGACAAGCGTTATCGGGCCAGCCCCAGCTTCGCCTTGTTGCGCGGCGACGGCACGCACACGCACAACGTGTTTGGCGACTGGCAATTGGGCCTACGCGGCTCGTTCCAGTTGGCCTCGGGCGCGCTGGTGTCCAACGAGCAGTTCTCGGCCGGCGGCGCGACCAGTGTACGCGGCTATCTGGCCGCGGAACGCACGGGTGACGACGGCGTGCTGGCGTCGGTGGAATGGCGCACGCCTTCCCTGGCACGCTGGCTGGGCGCCAACGTCAACGAATGGCGCTTCTACGCCTTTGCCGACGCGGCCAGCTTGCGCCTGCGTGATCCGCTGCCCGAACAGGACGCCAGCTATTCCCTGGCCAGTCTGGGCCTGGGTACCCGCCTGCAAGTGCTGGATTGGTTGTCCGGCTCGCTGGACTGGGGCTACCCGCTCAAGGACGGCCCCAATACCCGCAAACATGATCCCCGTCTGAACTTCAGCGTCCGCGCCAACTTCTGA